A DNA window from Aspergillus nidulans FGSC A4 chromosome I contains the following coding sequences:
- a CDS encoding putative AP-2 adaptor complex subunit beta (transcript_id=CADANIAT00007077), whose product MSSSGGDAKLFARGKVAELRQELNSGGKKDKNYSAKKIALKKIVANMTMSNNDMIALFPDVIDCMNLPSLEIKKMCFLFLVNYSRMKPDIALKALPILINDMEATNPLVRALALRTIAYIHVREYVEATVQPLKRLMGDMDPYVRKTAAFCVAKLYEHDRKMVEASDLIDRLNAMLKDENPTVVSSVLASLVDIWGRSETISLTIDYASASKLVSILPDCSEWGQSYILEALMSYVPQDSAEALLLAERIAPRLSHQNSAVVLTSIRVILYLMNYIAEERHLTSLSKKLSPPLVTLLSKPPEVQYLVLRNAILILQKRPEVLRNDIRVFFCNYNDPIYVKVTKLELIFMLTTKENISVVLAELREYATEIDVHFVRKAVRAIGKLAIKIESAAKQCIDCLLDLVNAKIPYIVQEATVVIRNIFRKYPNQYESIIGQVIQNIDDLDEPEAKAAVIWIIGQYADRIENSADLLQDYLATFHDETIEVQLSLLTATVKLFIQRPTKAQQLVPQVLKWCTEETDDPDLRDRGYMYWRLLSSDPTTARQVVMGQKPPISAESEKLDNRTLEELCLNVGTLATVYLKPVQQVFRSARTRRLQYSPALQKRVEEYGSNSWQFPAPPLSLNPVTSPTAATATSANGSASTPTGNTSAAISAADNYFNSVAVGTQQMAALDLGGREDGGFGGGGAPQTQYVVNQSQQQAYQPHLAGGAATGELLLL is encoded by the exons ATGAGTTCGAGTGGGGGAGATGCAAAGCTGTTCGCTAGG GGCAAAGTTGCCGAGCTCCGGCAGGAACTCAACAGCGGcggcaagaaggacaagaactATTCGGCCAAGAAGATTgcgttgaagaagatcgTTGCCAACATGACCATGAGCAACAACGATATGATCGCCTTGTTCCCGGATGTTATCGACTGTATGAATTTGCCGAGCTtggagatcaagaagat GTGCTTTCTATTCCTGGTCAACTACTCAAGGATGAAGCCTGACATCGCACTAAAGGCTCTTCCTATATTAATTAAT GATATGGAGGCGACGAACCCGCTTGTCCGCGCTTTGGCGCTTCGAACAATCGCGTATATCCATGTTCGAGAATATGTCGAGGCCACTGTACAACCGCTCAAGAGGCTGATGGGAGATATGGATCCCTATGTTCGCAAGACGGCCGCTTTTTGCGTAGCCAAACTCTACGAGCATGATAGGAAGATGGTGGAGGCATCCGATTTGATTGACCGGCTGAATGCGATGCTGAAGGATGAAAACCCAACGGTTGTTTCAAGCGTCCTGGCTTCATTAGTGGATATCTGGGGACGAAGCGAAACAATATCTTTGACGATTGATTACGCAAGCGCGTCTAAACTGGTATCAATCTTACCAGACTGTTCAGA ATGGGGTCAATCCTATATACTGGAAGCCCTAATGTCCTATGTTCCACAAGATTCCGCAGAAGCCCTCCTTTTGGCGGAACGTATCGCTCCTCGACTCTCTCATCAGAACTCCGCCGTTGTCCTCACTTCCATCCGCGTCATCCTCTACCTTATGAACTATATCGCCGAAGAACGGCATCTCACATCACTCTCAAAGAAATTATCACCACCTCTCGTGACGCTTCTGTCCAAACCGCCAGAGGTGCAATATCTTGTCCTCCGCAATGCCATTCTTATCCTGCAGAAGCGGCCCGAAGTTCTGCGTAACGACATtcgggtcttcttctgcaatTACAATGACCCAATCTACGTCAAGGTGACCAAGCTCGAGTTGATATTCATGTTGACCACTAAGGAGAACATCTCAGTTGTGCTGGCAGAACTGAGAGA GTACGCAACTGAGATCGATGTCCACTTTGTGCGCAAGGCAGTCCGGGCGATTGGGAAACTGGCCATCAAGATCGAGTCCGCTGCCAAACAGTGTATCGATTGTCTCCTGGACTTGGTAAACGCCAAGATTCCGTATATCGTGCAAGAGGCAACCGTCGTCATCCGTAATATCTTCCGCAAATACCCCAACCAGTACGAAAGCATCATCGGCCAAGTCATCCAAAACATCGATGACCTGGACGAACCAGAAGCCAAGGCGGCCGTAATCTGGATCATTGGCCAGTACGCAGACCGCATCGAGAACTCAGCCGACCTCTTGCAAGACTATCTCGCTACATTCCACGACGAGACAATTGAAGTGCAACTCTCCCTTCTTACAGCAACTGTcaagctcttcatccagcgcCCAACGAAGGCCCAGCAACTCGTTCCGCAAGTCCTAAAATGGTGTACAGAGGAAACAGATGATCCGGATCTCCGTGACAGAGGATACATGTACTGGCGTCTTCTTTCATCTGACCCAACAACCGCCCGCCAAGTCGTCATGGGCCAGAAACCACCCATCTCCGCTGAGAGCGAGAAACTCGACAACCGCACCCTCGAGGAACTCTGCCTCAACGTCGGAACCCTCGCAACGGTCTATCTAAAGCCTGTACAACAAGTTTTCAGGTCCGCGCGTACCCGTCGTCTCCAGTACAGTCCGGCTCTTCAAAAACGGGTTGAAGAATACGGCTCAAACTCCTGGCAATTCCCGGCACCACCTCTAAGCCTAAACCCCGTTACTTCGCCCACTGCGGCAACCGCAACGTCAGCGAACGGATCCGCTTCGACGCCAACGGGGAACACGAGCGCCGCCATTAGTGCAGCGGATAACTACTTCAATAGCGTTGCCGTAGGAACACAGCAGATGGCCGCCTTGGATTTGGGCGGGCGGGAGGATGGAGGgttcggtggtggtggcgcgCCGCAGACGCAGTATGTTGTTAatcagagccagcagcaggcgtATCAGCCGCATTTAGCAGGGGGAGCGGCGACGGGggagctgttgctgctgtga
- the cwc25 gene encoding U2-type spliceosomal complex subunit CWC25 (transcript_id=CADANIAT00007078) yields the protein MGGDLNLKKSWHPSLLRNQERVWAEEKRALEERKRIDQLKRERDEERQIQELQRLQESAGGTRQLQRVDWMYQEPSSASGHYAEEMEGYLLGKRRIDGILLKNDESKKLEKGAATGPGAAAGLPPVVHNTRDTMAKVMADPLLEIRKREQAAYEAMVKESVRRREREQGRERHQERERERGHRHRRDSGNDSHRSHRHRRRSRSRSRSPRVEKDDRRHRDREHDRRSHRDRDGERENRVERVYHSSRRDHDRDERYDRAARRSASPRPDRRRDDRRDRDQDQDYRRDRNSRSSRRDARSSRDRDTDAFGRDRNRDRGSHSRNGNADANADQHAQELEEQRKRRLAEMQANAQDMEATRRQRVAEVTALEEKQREEDDKRRSDRGQFMSGLHRQLQEDSLDERIRRSRGALTKDED from the exons ATGGGTGGTGAtctgaacttgaagaa ATCATGGCACCCCTCTCTTCTCCGGAACCAAGAGCGCGTCTGGGCCGAAGAAAAGCGCGCCCTAGAGGAACGTAAACGCATCGACCAACTTAAGCGCGAACGGGATGAAGAACGACAGATCCAAGAACTGCAACGACTACAAGAGAGCGCGGGCGGTACTCGACAGCTCCAGCGCGTCGACTGGATGTACCAGGAGCCCTCGAGCGCGTCGGGACACTACGCCGAGGAAATGGAAGGGTATTTGCTGGGGAAACGACGTATTGATGGGATATTGCTAAAGAATGATGAGAGTaagaagttggagaagggggCGGCGACTGGCCCAGGCGCAGCCGCTGGGCTTCCGCCCGTCGTGCACAATACGCGCGATACGATGGCCAAGGTCATGGCGGATCCATTGCTTGAGATCAGGAAGCGAGAGCAAGCGGCGTATGAGGCTATGGTTAAGGAATCGGTCAGACGGCGCGAACGGGAACAAGGGAGGGAGAGACAtcaagagagggaaagagaaagaggtcACAGGCACAGACGGGATAGTGGGAATGATTCACATCGGAGTCATCGGCATCGGCGCCGCTCCAGGTCGAGGTCAAGATCTCCGCGGGTGGAAAAGGACGATCGCCGGCATAGGGATCGAGAACACGATCGCAGAAGTCATCGGGACCGCGATGGGGAGCGAGAGAATAGGGTGGAGAGAGTTTATCATTCGAGCCGCCGGGACCATGATCGCGACGAGCGGTACGATCGAGCAGCGCGCAGATCCGCCTCCCCTCGACCGGACCGTCGCCGAGACGATAGACGAGATCGAGACCAAGACCAGGACTACCGGAGAGACAgaaacagccgcagcagtCGGCGAGATGCCCGTTCGTCAAGAGACAGGGACACCGATGCCTTCGGGCGAGATCGAAATCGAGACCGAGGGTCACATAGCAGAAACGGGAACGCAGACGCAAACGCGGACCAGCACGCtcaagagctggaagaacagcGCAAGCGCCGACTCGCCGAGATGCAGGCGAACGCTCAGGACATGGAAGCTACGCGACGGCAACGCGTTGCCGAAGTCACGGCCCTTGAAGAGAAGCAGcgtgaggaagatgacaagcGGCGGTCAGACCGGGGTCAGTTCATGTCGGGTCTGCATcggcagctgcaggaggacaGTCTGGATGAACGGATTCGGCGGAGTCGCGGTGCGTTGACAAAGGATGAGGATTGA
- a CDS encoding uncharacterized protein (transcript_id=CADANIAT00007079), whose amino-acid sequence MSFANILLLAALQVATIASAQTHRFFPGMHVESIGELIPRRLNDNASECTIRDTCGECFGFGYVLCDNSGCFNPDDGEQCCKDGYMCVGRDDSCCPNGPGEPGEDGTITYPSDTSLEEDEDEDEEYTSWTCDTTMTGEECCSGGGPDIHWCTGEYPSVTCYNSTRQTCCEDGHFCEGEDCCDIVDSTPTTPWLTEVEATSTSTSSPKSSSNSADEVSEEGAASGSASSASITSDEPSPTPTDAGEKLAITGRVAVLGAVAAGLLLL is encoded by the exons ATGTCATTTGCCaatatccttcttctggctGCGCTGCAGGTGGCTACTATAGCCTCTGCCCAAACCCACAGATTTTTCCCCGGTATGCATGTCGAAAGCATTGGCGAACTTATTCCACGCAGACTAAACGACAATGCAAGCGAGTGCACTATCCGTGACACTTGCGGGGAGTGCTTCGGGTTTGGTTACGTCCTCTGCGACAATTCGGGCTGCTTCAACCCAGACGACGGCGAGCAATGCTGCAAGGACGGGT ACATGTGCGTTGGGCGGGATGATTCCTGCTGTCCGAAT GGTCCCGGCgaaccaggagaagatgggacGATCACTTACCCCAGCGATACAAgtctcgaagaagatgaagacgaagatgaagaataCACATCCTGGACGTGCGATACGACCATGACCGGCGAGGAGTGCTGCTCAGGCGGCGGGCCGGATATTCACTGGTGCACTGGGGAGTACCCGTCGGTAACCTGCTACAACTCGACGCGGCAGACCTGCTGCGAGGACGGGCATTTCTGTGAAGGGGAGGACTGCTGCGATATCGTG GACTCGACGCCTACAACGCCATGGCTTACTGAAGTCGAGGCTacatcgacctcgacttcaAGCCCGAAGTCGAGTTCGAACTCAGCTGACGAGGTTTCTGAGGAAGGAGCGGCGTCTGGCTCGGCCTCGAGTGCGTCGATCACGAGTGACGAGCCAAGTCCGACTCCAACAGATGCGGGGGAGAAACTAGCCATTACAGGGCGAGTTGCAGTGCTTGGTGCTGTAGCAGCGGGGCTACTCCTACTCTAG
- a CDS encoding cold-shock protein (transcript_id=CADANIAT00007080): MSDTSASVSLPLHTKSPSSSTSSSSTPAQAKEQPKMPVAAPASPNRQFGTVKWYNDAQGFGFITSDFGGELILRRQSITEHTQRLKEGMKVSYEAVHLPMLLMAEQVQPEE, encoded by the exons ATGTCGGACACGTCTGCGTCTGTTTCGCTCCCGCTGCATACCAaatctccatcttcctctacttcctcttcttccacacCGGCTCAAG CCAAAGAACAGCCCAAAATGCCTGTCGCCGCTCCTGCCTCTCCCAATCGCCAATTCGGCACGGTCAAATGGTACAATGACGCGCAGGGTTTTGGCTTTATAACCTCCGACTTTGGTGGCgagctcatcctccgccgccagtCGATCACTGAGCACACACAGCGcctgaaggaggggatgaagGTCTCCTATGAGGCGGTACATTTGCCCATGTTGCTCATGGCAGAGCAGGTGCAGCCGGAGGAATAG
- a CDS encoding uncharacterized protein (transcript_id=CADANIAT00007081) → MSIGRFKAAVVSNISEATATLVNLILDFSLFKIEAPKEFSPVGNAFSSIRRESAESGVVHTTAYGSRASEIAIKSKNENRNTNYGVFESQVGPDATSIWASATSAAIKVHLLACILARIWESGEATAIWDEIVSTQKQVILAKCNEGGSVDMVSWVVAKQQFSRKELRDWHASARAWLCVADKIKSVQQSRFWLAIDKFDLRVINRSSTYDSVIEVWKDTLAGIELLVSGSSQELRSVNVLLGLSAWHLYPDMDVLTLKSWLSILAEAAHEHLYADDLDRRVYSRLLNLGRRKTALIGKPDRTFFALSEPGIFVRLPPDVEGRIHYLRTIAQNTAFESADIVIRYRPDSSATSASFEYATALPRPKRSLHEPYTLGSRMFPQEEVQPLDCEIIRNFKLAGETAFQWDSAGCAGRSNNFTFWLGDENEAALFYAQDTISPPELAPFQLSQLVQLFKTAKPQPPSLLIALDKGLQQMGKPYLTSLRAVATMVDLYKILPGATVDIKVLKTNYRLPIGCNSRLNIARRTVCLLQASATLASSQTLDHPLMSMLKPTNASYRSFARSRHDPFAGADKVKISEQEGEFEAQLSMTDLAHTSGDMDDDLAEAPDEADIHVLDMRHIGLQVGSFLIPFTTTRKLTSVMAISSNGSLFIAAPMLCSPAEKPPTHEIHHVTGNIGRGGMALLIPPAAPRIRESTVDSWNLCNHDSWDGEYVDYFDNTSLHLSYTGYNVPLDVGARGAQDWEIYMLESVVSVHERGEWVADLDILEALQSSLLFRIPDSHEQPSPGEKHFCKHSHDRKERESSSGPNLLVALQNWAEYLARPELPSIVVASLNWQAQLAATAITIAQGGAAYVVKEAGFASAACYQMEGSQYLARHEGERGLVRGMHIAGQDDVACQSVPSILNGTVLPRIGTVLTSAQSSKNVFLAFFLLPFNVPCGGWPSTWRSRRNPLIHSLRAANILP, encoded by the exons ATGTCAATAGGAAGGTTCAAAGCGGCCGTTGTCAGTAACATCAGCGAAGCAACCGCCACTCTCGTCAATCTCATCCTCGACTTTTCGCTGTTCAAGATCGAAGCACCCAAAGAATTTTCCCCGGTGGGGAACGCGTTTTCATCAATTCGTCGAGAATCCGCAGAGAGTGGCGTCGTACATACTACT GCCTACGGCTCCCGCGCGTCGGAAATCGCCATCAAATCAAAGAATGAGAATCGGAACACAAACTATGGGGTCTTTGAGAGTCAGGTTGGCCCAGATGCAACGAGCATCTGGGCATCGGCGACTTCGGCGGCCATCAAGGTCCATCTTCTGGCTTGCATCCTTGCTCGGATTTGGGAGTCGGGTGAGGCAACGGCTATCTGGGACGAGATTGTGAGTACACAGAAGCAGGTGATTCTGGCTAAGTGCAATGAAGGCGGTAGCGTCGATATGGTTTCGTGGGTGGTGGCCAAGCAACAGTTCAGCCGGAAGGAGCTGCGCGACTGGCATGCCAGTGCGCGGGCCTGGTTGTGCGTTGCCGATAAAATCAAGAGTGTTCAGCAGAGTAGGTTCTGGCTCGCGATTGACAAATTCGATCTCAGAGTGATAAATCGCTCCAGCACATACGACAGTGTCATTGAGGTTTGGAAGGACACTCTGGCAGGGATTGAACTGCTGGTCAGCGGCTCGTCGCAGGAGTTGCGGAGCGTCAACGTCCTCCTAGGGCTATCTGCGTGGCATCTCTACCCCGACATGGACGTCCTCACGCTGAA GTCTTGGCTGTCTATTCTTGCCGAGGCAGCGCACGAGCATCTCTACGCGGACGACCTGGATCGCCGGGTGTACTCGAGGCTGCTCAATCTGGGTCGAAGGAAGACCGCACTCATAGGAAAACCGGACCGGACCTTCTTTGCTCTCAGCGAACCCGGAATCTTTGTGCGGTTGCCCCCGGACGTTGAGGGGAGGATACACTATCTCAGGACTATTGCTCAAAACACCGCTTTTGAATCCGCGGACATAGTGATTCGATATCGGCCAGACTCATCTGCCACATCTGCCAGTTTCGAGTACGCAACAGCACTTCCACGACCAAAGCGTTCACTCCATGAGCCATACACGCTGG GCAGCCGGATGTTTCCACAGGAAGAAGTCCAGCCACTTGACTGCGAGATTATTAGGAACTTCAAATTGGCAGGGGAAACAGCATTTCAATGGGACTCAGCTGGCTGTGCTGGCAGATCGAATAACTTCACATTCTGGCTTGGAGACGAAAATGAAGCAGCCCTGTTTTATGCACAGGACACTATATCGCCCCCTGAGTTGGCACCTTTTCAGTTATCTCAGCTGGTTCAGCTCTTCAAGACGGCGAAGCCCCAGCCGCCTAGCCTGCTAATTGCTCTTGATAAAGGACTGCAGCAAATGGGGAAGCCATACCTCACCTCTCTTAGGGCTGTGGCAACCATGGTTGATCTCTACAAAATCCTTCCGGGAGCGACCGTGGATATAAAAGTGTTGAAAACCAATTATCGTCTACCCATTGGGTGCAATTCTCGATTGAATATCGCTCGCAGGACCGTATGCCTGCTGCAAGCATCAGCGACCCTGGCGAGTTCTCAGACCTTGGATCATCCGCTGATGAGCATGTTGAAACCGACGAACGCAAGTTACAGATCATTTGCCCGGTCACGACATGACCCGTTTGCAGGcgccgacaaggtcaagatctcTGAGCAGGAGGGTGAATTTGAGGCCCAGCTGAGCATGACTGATCTCGCCCATACTTCCGGTGACATGGACGACGATTTAGCTGAGGCTCCAGATGAAGCCGACATACACGTCCTTGATATGAGGCATATCGGGCTTCAAGTTGGGTCTTTTTTAATTCCTTTCACCACGACGC GCAAGCTGACTTCCGTTATGGCAATCTCTAGCAATGGTTCTCTATTCATCGCCGCGCCTATGTTGTGTAGCCCTGCCGAGAAGCCCCCTACGCATGAGATCCACCATGTCACCGGAAACATCGGACGTGGTGGAATGGCACTGCTAATCCCACCGGCCGCACCTCGGATTCGAGAAAGCACTGTCGACTCATGGAATTTGTGTAATCATGACTCTTGGGATGGAGAGTACGTTGACTACTTCGACAATACTTCATTACATCTCTCCTATACCGGCTACAACGTCCCTCTTGATGTCGGGGCGCGCGGGGCGCAAGACTGGGAAATATACATGCTGGAGTCTGTTGTAAGTGTGCACGAACGGGGTGAATGGGTGGCAGACCTAGACATCCTTGAGGCATTAcaaagctctcttctttttcgaaTACCCGACAGCCATGAGCAGCCTTCGCCAGGTGAGAAGCACTTCTGTAAACATAGCCACGACCGGAAGGAGCGTGAGAGCTCATCCGGCCCAAATCTACTGGTCGCGCTCCAGAACTGGGCCGAGTATCTAGCAAGACCGGAGCTGCCATCGATAGTGGTAGCAAGTTTGAATTGGCAGGCACAACTTGCAGCAACGGCGATTACTATTGCGCAGGGTGGTGCTGCTTACGTTGTTAAGGAGG CTGGTTTCGCATCTGCTGCTTGTTATCAG ATGGAGGGCAGCCAATATCTGGCTAGACATGAAGGTGAAAGAGGACTTGTTCGTGGCATGCACATTGCGGGTCAAGATGACGTGGCCTGCCAAAGTGTCCCATCCATCCTGAATGGGACCGTCCTACCCAGAATTGGGACTGTCCTCACAAGTGCACAGTCATCCAAGAATGTATttttggccttcttcttaCTCCCCTTCAATGTGCCCTGCGGTGGTTGGCCATCCACATGGCGCTCTCGGAGAAACCCATTAATCCATAGTCTACGTGCAGCAAACATTCTGCCTTAG